From Pontibacter actiniarum, a single genomic window includes:
- a CDS encoding pyruvate dehydrogenase complex dihydrolipoamide acetyltransferase: MAEVIRMPKMSDTMTEGVIASWLKKEGDKVSSGDILAEVETDKATMELESYEDGTLLYIGPKKGDSVPVDALIAIIGKEGEDISGLLNDAKGGNGKPAAKEEKPEEKKEETKAAPAPQEAPAKVADVSNIKASVIRMPKMSDTMTEGVLVSWQKKEGDKVKSGDILAEVETDKATMELESYEDGTLLYIGVNEGDSVAVDAIIAIIGEEGADYKALLSAASSNKQSRQENAKTDEAIEESVDAVTSEKVEETKVTDTATESNEASENGRIKASPLAKRVAKEKGYNLSQIKGSGENGRIVLRDVENFTPSAAPQKAAAPQAAPAAAIPGAPAEAYEEVNVSQMRKVIARRLAESKFSAPHFYLTMEIDMDKAIEARASINEVSPVKVSFNDLVIKAAAAALRQHPAVNSSWLGDKIRYNKHINIGVAVAVEEGLLVPVVRNADFKSLSAISAEVKDLGGKAKSKKLQPSDWEGNTFTISNLGMFGIEEFTAIINPPDACIMAVGGIKQTPVVRNGEIKIGNVMKVTLSCDHRVVDGAVGSAFLQTFKNLLENPVRILV; this comes from the coding sequence ATGGCTGAAGTTATAAGAATGCCCAAGATGAGCGACACGATGACAGAGGGGGTGATTGCATCTTGGTTGAAGAAAGAAGGCGATAAGGTGAGCTCCGGCGACATCCTGGCCGAAGTAGAAACCGATAAGGCGACCATGGAACTGGAGTCTTACGAAGATGGGACACTGCTGTACATCGGTCCTAAGAAGGGTGATTCTGTGCCGGTTGACGCGCTGATTGCGATCATCGGTAAAGAAGGCGAGGATATCTCCGGCCTGCTGAACGATGCGAAAGGCGGTAACGGAAAACCTGCTGCCAAAGAGGAGAAGCCGGAAGAGAAGAAAGAAGAAACGAAAGCTGCCCCTGCTCCACAGGAGGCCCCTGCCAAGGTAGCCGACGTGAGCAACATCAAGGCTTCTGTTATCCGCATGCCAAAAATGAGCGACACCATGACAGAGGGTGTACTTGTGAGCTGGCAGAAAAAAGAAGGCGACAAAGTAAAGTCAGGCGATATTCTGGCTGAGGTAGAAACCGACAAAGCCACCATGGAGCTGGAGTCTTACGAAGACGGCACCCTGTTGTACATCGGTGTAAACGAAGGCGATTCTGTTGCCGTGGATGCCATCATTGCCATCATCGGGGAGGAAGGCGCTGACTACAAAGCACTGCTGAGCGCTGCTTCTTCTAACAAGCAAAGCCGCCAGGAGAACGCTAAAACTGACGAAGCCATCGAAGAAAGTGTAGACGCCGTGACTTCTGAGAAAGTGGAGGAAACGAAAGTGACTGACACGGCAACAGAAAGCAACGAGGCCTCTGAGAACGGCCGCATCAAGGCTTCCCCGCTGGCAAAACGCGTTGCGAAGGAAAAAGGCTATAACCTGTCTCAGATTAAGGGCTCCGGCGAAAACGGCCGCATTGTACTGCGCGACGTGGAGAACTTTACGCCGTCTGCCGCTCCGCAGAAAGCCGCTGCCCCTCAGGCTGCTCCAGCTGCGGCAATACCAGGTGCACCTGCTGAGGCGTACGAAGAAGTGAACGTATCGCAGATGCGCAAAGTAATTGCCCGCCGCCTGGCTGAGAGCAAGTTCTCTGCACCGCACTTCTACCTGACCATGGAAATTGATATGGACAAAGCCATTGAGGCGCGCGCCAGCATCAACGAAGTGTCTCCGGTGAAGGTATCGTTCAACGACCTGGTGATTAAGGCCGCCGCTGCCGCCCTGCGCCAGCACCCTGCCGTTAACTCATCCTGGTTAGGAGATAAGATCCGCTATAACAAGCACATCAACATTGGTGTGGCTGTGGCGGTGGAAGAAGGCCTGCTGGTGCCGGTTGTGCGCAATGCGGACTTCAAGTCGCTTTCTGCTATCTCTGCAGAGGTGAAAGACCTGGGAGGCAAGGCGAAGAGCAAAAAGCTGCAGCCGTCTGACTGGGAAGGAAACACCTTCACCATCTCTAACCTGGGTATGTTCGGCATCGAAGAGTTTACGGCCATCATCAACCCGCCGGATGCCTGCATCATGGCTGTTGGGGGCATTAAGCAAACACCGGTTGTGCGCAACGGCGAGATCAAGATTGGCAATGTAATGAAAGTTACCCTGTCCTGCGATCACCGCGTAGTGGACG
- a CDS encoding histidine phosphatase family protein, translating into MSIKKVYLIRHGQTDYNLQSIVQGSGVDSHLNDTGQRQAALFFEHYKDVPFDKVYTSTLQRSIESVQGFIDLGITHERHAGLNEINWGTREGSRVTPEEDAYYHGILQTWCDGETGVCIEGGESPDLVFERQKPFIELMLSRPEEETILICMHGRAMRILLCQLLRYPLRCMDEFQHKNLCLYQLNYTGSMFSVEKYCDVTHLQQAGAR; encoded by the coding sequence TTGAGTATTAAGAAAGTATACCTCATCCGCCACGGGCAAACCGACTATAACCTGCAGAGTATTGTGCAGGGGAGCGGCGTAGACTCGCACCTCAACGACACAGGCCAGCGCCAGGCAGCGCTCTTTTTCGAGCATTATAAAGATGTGCCCTTCGATAAGGTCTACACCTCCACTCTGCAGCGCAGTATAGAGTCTGTGCAGGGGTTTATTGACCTGGGGATAACGCATGAGCGCCATGCCGGGCTGAACGAAATTAACTGGGGCACCCGCGAGGGCTCGCGCGTGACGCCCGAGGAGGATGCCTACTACCACGGTATCCTGCAGACGTGGTGCGACGGCGAAACCGGCGTGTGCATTGAAGGCGGCGAGAGCCCGGACCTGGTGTTTGAGCGGCAGAAGCCTTTTATCGAGCTGATGCTAAGCCGGCCGGAGGAGGAAACGATCCTGATCTGCATGCATGGCCGGGCGATGCGCATCCTGCTTTGCCAGCTGCTGCGCTACCCGCTGCGCTGCATGGATGAGTTCCAGCACAAGAACCTGTGCCTCTACCAGCTGAACTATACCGGCAGCATGTTCTCCGTAGAAAAATACTGCGATGTAACGCACTTGCAGCAGGCTGGGGCCAGGTGA